Genomic DNA from bacterium:
CTGCTTTTTACCCGGGTGAGGGGAAACCAGAACGGTTTGACTGCATGTTCCTTGGTAACGCAACATTCCCCCGGAGGAATTGGATGACCGTGGGGGCATTTCGTCGGGTGTCCCAACAATGTGCAAATCGAATCGGCGACATCGTCCGGCAACGAGTGATCCATTTGACAAGCCGGTCCCTCGGTCTTCTCATCGCGGTCGAGCGTTATTCCCAGAATATCGACCAACAACCGTTCCGCTAACCGGTGGCGGCGGATAAATGTTTTATACTGCTTCTCTCCATCGACTGTCCATCCGGCGATGTTCACGCCATCGAGCCGACAGCTCCATTGGATGATATTCTCCTGCACCAAATCGTTGAGCTGCTGCTGCTCGAATCCCTTCTCCAATAATTCCGGTAGCGTCGATTTTTCCTGCTCGAATAGCAGACCCAGCCGCTCAAACAAGTGAGTACTGTCATCGGGTTCTTTCCCGGACATAAACCGGCAGGTCTCGCCGCCGTGCAAACATCTGTAGATCTCTTTTGGCATGTTTTGCTTTCTTATCGGATAATTCAGTAGCCGCAGGCTTTAGCCTGCGAAAAAACATGTGTGATACAACCGTCTTTCTCCCAAATGGTAGCCGCAGGCTTTAGCCTGCGATTCTAAAATATGTGTATCGGCGTGGGCTAAAGCCCACGGCTACCAGAGTTCTAAACAAACAAAACAAAATGGAATTCATCATGCGAAAACGTGCAACGAGCGGAGGATAATGTTTAACACCGCCCCCACTGCAACGGCATATACCGAAATGAAGGTCGCCATTACGATCCCGGTTTTCATGCCCTGCTCTTTGATAATCGCAAAGAAGCTGGCAAGACACGGAATGAAGAGAATCATCACCGCAAGCGATACCGTTACCTGGGTCAAGTCAAGCAACCCTTGCTTTTCCAACATGAAGAGACCAGCAGCGCCATAATCGCGGCGGAGGAATCCGAGCAAAAACGCTTTCGCACTCTCAGCCGGCAAATCGAGCAAACCAGCTAATATCGGTTTCGTTGCATTTTCGATAATCGTTAGCAATCCAATCCGATCCACTACAAAGAGAATACCAGTACCGATCAGGAACAATGGCACTGCTTCCACCAAGAACCACTTCACCCGGAACAAAGTTTTAATCAAGAGATTTTTGATGCGCGGAGTACGAATCGGCGGAATCTCCATCAGGAAACTCGATACTTTGCCGGGGAGAATTTTATTTGCCGTCCAACCGACGATAACAAGCTGCATCACAACTGTCACGGCGATAATCGCTAAAACTAAGGGATTCAGCGCGGAACTCATACCGAGAATTACACCCAATTGCGCTGAACAGGGTACACCTAATCCCAATAGCAAGGTGGCAATTATCCGCTCTTTTTTCGTTTCGAGAGTACGGGTGGTGAAGGTCGCCATCGTGTCGCAACCGAGTCCCAACACCATTGGCAAGACCGCTCTGCCATTGAGTCCAATCCGTTTGAATAAGCGATTGGAGAGAATCGTCAACCGGGGGAGATAGCCGCTATCCTCAAGTATGCCAAAAGCAAGAAAGAAGAAGAAAATTACCGGTAATACAATCGCAATCGCATAGGTTAATCCGACCGTGATGAGGCCATATTGCCCGACGAACATATCAACAAAAAATGTTCCTACTGCACCATACTGCTTGAGTGGCGCGAGTAAATTGATTATGAAAGGATTGATGTAGCCGACGACTTCCCCGGTCTCGGCATCGATGCCGCCAAAGATGCCGTTTTCGATCAAATCGACTAAATCGCCCGCCGCCCATACCCCGACCAATTCATACATCAGATAAAGCACAAGCAGTAAAAACGGCAACCCCCAAAGCGGGTGCATCATCCAGTTGCCCAAACGCTCGCGCCACACCGGCACCGTTCGCTGCGGCGTAACAATGTAGCTGCCGAACCGCTCCTCGATGTTTTGTTTTCGGGTGCGCGACACTAAAAATGAGAGCGGCTCGAAGAATCGTTCTTTTGTTTTCGCGATGTTCGCATTAACGGTCGCATGCAATTGTTCCGGTACGGCTTGGTTGTGGTGCAACGCCGCGATAATCGTTTTATCGCCGGATAACACCGACAACGCCGCTCCCCGCGGGGCACACCCGTTGTTTGGTAATGCTGCTGCCAGCTCCTTGACCGCTTCTTCAACCACCGGGTGAAATTCGGGGTGGAAATGGGGACGAACAAATTTGGTAAGATGCTGTTTCAGTTCGTGTATCCCGACCCGCATCGTCGCAATCGCAGTTATTACGGGAACGCCTAACGCTTTCGATAA
This window encodes:
- a CDS encoding ferrous iron transport protein B; translation: LSKALGVPVITAIATMRVGIHELKQHLTKFVRPHFHPEFHPVVEEAVKELAAALPNNGCAPRGAALSVLSGDKTIIAALHHNQAVPEQLHATVNANIAKTKERFFEPLSFLVSRTRKQNIEERFGSYIVTPQRTVPVWRERLGNWMMHPLWGLPFLLLVLYLMYELVGVWAAGDLVDLIENGIFGGIDAETGEVVGYINPFIINLLAPLKQYGAVGTFFVDMFVGQYGLITVGLTYAIAIVLPVIFFFFLAFGILEDSGYLPRLTILSNRLFKRIGLNGRAVLPMVLGLGCDTMATFTTRTLETKKERIIATLLLGLGVPCSAQLGVILGMSSALNPLVLAIIAVTVVMQLVIVGWTANKILPGKVSSFLMEIPPIRTPRIKNLLIKTLFRVKWFLVEAVPLFLIGTGILFVVDRIGLLTIIENATKPILAGLLDLPAESAKAFLLGFLRRDYGAAGLFMLEKQGLLDLTQVTVSLAVMILFIPCLASFFAIIKEQGMKTGIVMATFISVYAVAVGAVLNIILRSLHVFA
- a CDS encoding metal-dependent transcriptional regulator, producing MSGKEPDDSTHLFERLGLLFEQEKSTLPELLEKGFEQQQLNDLVQENIIQWSCRLDGVNIAGWTVDGEKQYKTFIRRHRLAERLLVDILGITLDRDEKTEGPACQMDHSLPDDVADSICTLLGHPTKCPHGHPIPPGECCVTKEHAVKPFWFPLTRVKSSDQYVVHSILDEDAAEKLIRLGISLGSTLTIRQIHPALVLDCEQTTLALDNDIAQHVLVRRANNRN